The Tatumella ptyseos genome segment ACAGTTGTTATAAGTACCCAACTGGATCAACCGCCCAGTTCTCAATGGCTGAAATATAGCTGATTTACTTAACTAATTAATCCCAAAATTGTTAATCTTTTCTACTGCTAGCTCGTAAAATCTCACCTACTCACTTTCATTCACTGCCTCATTTAGATCAATTAATACCGGACAGCTTGCGGTTTCAAGCACTGCGGCGCTAATGGAACCTTTAAACAGTCGATTGAAAGGTGAAAGATGTCGACGTCCCATGATGATCATTGAAGCGGAAAGTTTAGTCGCTTGCTCGACAATTACCGCAGCGGGTTCGCCCCGACAAAGTAATCCGCGAGCTGGGACCCCAGACCGTTGAAAAGGGACTAATGCAGCACGAACGGTACGCTCAGCACAGTTCAAAGGATCCTTAGGTTGGCTGTGTGTGGAGTCTTGTTGATCAACACCGCACTCAATATTCATCACTTCCCCCTCAA includes the following:
- a CDS encoding universal stress protein, producing the protein MNTVIMAIDHQNNLSTSISHLTLREAQLHQASVIVICCIPTDGGIEGEVMNIECGVDQQDSTHSQPKDPLNCAERTVRAALVPFQRSGVPARGLLCRGEPAAVIVEQATKLSASMIIMGRRHLSPFNRLFKGSISAAVLETASCPVLIDLNEAVNESE